One window of Pseudomonas sp. FP198 genomic DNA carries:
- a CDS encoding peptidoglycan DD-metalloendopeptidase family protein, producing the protein MSLTVIAQRMGITSFKRLVTGLLLSTLLVGCSSTPSGNVRVVDRNNATPQRPTVTTGQYVVRRGDTLFSIAFRYGWDYKALAARNNIPAPYTIHPGQTIRFDGRSASTPTAVVTQSGSTPSSSSKTTVIRRPAGAATATVPSVANKPAPAPMPPAGPAPTGWGWPSNGVLIGKFSSNGSLNKGIDIAGDLGQPVLAASDGTVVYAGSGLRGYGELVIIKHSDTYVSAYGHNRRLLVREGQQVKVGQTIAEMGSTGTDRVKLHFEIRRQGKPVDPLQFLPRR; encoded by the coding sequence GTGAGTCTCACAGTCATTGCGCAGCGTATGGGTATCACGAGCTTCAAGCGCCTGGTGACTGGCCTTCTCTTGAGTACCTTGCTGGTCGGTTGTTCCAGTACTCCGTCGGGTAATGTCCGGGTGGTCGATCGCAACAATGCGACACCGCAGCGGCCTACAGTAACGACCGGCCAGTATGTAGTCCGTCGCGGCGATACGCTGTTTTCCATCGCGTTTCGCTACGGCTGGGACTACAAGGCCCTCGCGGCTCGCAACAACATTCCTGCGCCTTATACGATCCATCCGGGTCAGACAATTCGCTTTGACGGTCGCAGTGCCTCAACGCCTACCGCGGTCGTGACGCAGTCGGGTTCGACCCCGTCATCCTCGAGCAAAACCACGGTTATCCGTCGTCCGGCGGGTGCCGCAACGGCGACTGTACCGTCCGTCGCGAACAAGCCGGCACCCGCTCCGATGCCTCCGGCAGGCCCCGCCCCGACCGGCTGGGGATGGCCTTCTAATGGCGTTCTCATTGGAAAATTCTCTTCAAACGGTAGTTTGAATAAAGGAATTGATATCGCCGGGGATTTGGGACAGCCTGTTTTGGCAGCGTCTGATGGCACGGTCGTGTACGCCGGGAGTGGTTTAAGGGGCTACGGCGAACTCGTGATCATCAAACACAGCGATACCTACGTCAGTGCCTACGGTCACAACCGCAGGCTGTTGGTTCGGGAGGGGCAGCAGGTCAAGGTCGGACAGACAATTGCCGAAATGGGCTCAACGGGTACGGATCGAGTGAAACTGCATTTTGAGATTCGCCGACAAGGTAAACCTGTGGATCCGCTGCAATTCCTGCCACGTCGTTGA
- the rpoS gene encoding RNA polymerase sigma factor RpoS gives MALSKEVPEFDIDDEVLLMETGIAMDSMSNDEGATPPSVRAKSKHSASLKQHKYIDYTRALDATQLYLNEIGFSPLLSPEEEVHFARLSQSGDPAGRKRMIESNLRLVVKIARRYVNRGLSLLDLIEEGNLGLIRAVEKFDPERGFRFSTYATWWIRQTIERAIMNQTRTIRLPIHVVKELNVYLRAARELTQKLDHEPSPEEIANLLEKPVGEVKRMLGLNERVSSVDVSLGPDSDKTLLDTLTDDRPTDPCELLQDDDLSQSIDQWLSELTDKQREVVIRRFGLRGHESSTLEDVGLEIGLTRERVRQIQVEGLKRLREILEKNGLSSESLFQ, from the coding sequence ATGGCTCTCAGTAAAGAAGTGCCGGAGTTTGACATCGACGATGAGGTCCTCCTTATGGAGACCGGCATCGCTATGGATTCGATGTCGAATGATGAAGGGGCGACTCCACCTTCCGTTCGTGCCAAATCCAAACACTCCGCTTCACTTAAACAACATAAGTACATCGATTACACCCGGGCGCTGGACGCCACTCAGCTGTACCTCAACGAAATCGGCTTCTCACCATTGCTCTCCCCCGAGGAAGAAGTTCATTTTGCGCGCTTGTCGCAAAGTGGCGACCCGGCGGGTCGAAAACGCATGATTGAAAGCAACCTGCGCCTGGTGGTGAAAATCGCCCGACGCTACGTCAATCGTGGGCTTTCGCTGCTGGATCTGATCGAAGAGGGCAACCTGGGCCTGATTCGCGCCGTCGAGAAGTTCGACCCCGAGCGCGGCTTCCGTTTCTCGACCTATGCGACCTGGTGGATCCGCCAGACCATCGAACGGGCGATCATGAATCAGACCCGGACCATCCGGCTGCCGATCCACGTGGTCAAGGAGCTAAACGTCTACCTGCGGGCCGCCCGCGAGTTGACCCAGAAGCTCGACCACGAACCTTCACCCGAGGAAATCGCCAACCTGTTGGAGAAGCCGGTGGGCGAGGTCAAGCGCATGCTCGGTCTCAACGAGCGGGTCTCATCGGTCGACGTTTCACTGGGGCCAGACTCGGACAAGACGCTGCTCGACACCCTTACCGACGATCGTCCGACCGATCCGTGCGAGTTGCTCCAGGATGATGACTTGTCCCAGAGCATCGACCAATGGCTGTCGGAGCTTACGGACAAGCAACGGGAAGTGGTAATCCGCCGCTTCGGCTTGCGCGGTCATGAAAGCAGCACCCTTGAAGATGTGGGCCTGGAGATTGGTTTGACGCGTGAGCGGGTCAGGCAGATCCAGGTCGAAGGCCTCAAGCGGCTCCGGGAGATCCTGGAGAAGAACGGCCTGTCGAGCGAGTCGTTGTTCCAGTAG